From one Aeropyrum camini SY1 = JCM 12091 genomic stretch:
- a CDS encoding FAD-binding oxidoreductase translates to MARLGGCPGLERLLEEVGRDPEVELGEIATPEEVVPEFSRWPRPLDMWPLWLLLLERGYRPRAVVARPRSRMAVERIVEAAAASGGCLVPRGGGSNVVGASPPIGCCLVLDLTGLDRVIWFSGEDLAIHVEAGARVSQVEEWLNTRGYTLGYHPQSERLATIGGSIAMLGSGALAPGLGNIEDIVLWLDAVIPGLGTVTLGSRNSPRGWEGPGVKHLLIGSEGSLGVIVSAGLKVRPLPEFTAAVAYRLPGFREGLKAARRLTLWGGVRLLRLLDPSEAGLLYGVDGAVLMVEFEAPDKGLLEAMEGYVEKVASESGGSRVEGVYERWARARYMYDEHFRQLWSAGLWVDTIDTAAPWSRAEELNRSLIEGLSRVPGVVAVTSHAGHFYTGGAALYHTVVMERRLDTYWRVWAAAARTVERLGGSLSHQHGWGLVRKPYLGLLGDNYRLFCRVKETLDSSEVLNPHGLPSRCGRLGQV, encoded by the coding sequence TTGGCTCGGCTTGGTGGATGCCCTGGCCTCGAAAGACTTCTGGAAGAGGTTGGAAGAGATCCGGAGGTCGAGCTGGGAGAGATAGCCACTCCCGAGGAGGTTGTACCCGAGTTCAGCAGGTGGCCCAGGCCGCTGGACATGTGGCCCCTGTGGCTGCTCCTCCTCGAGAGGGGCTACAGGCCCCGGGCCGTCGTAGCCAGGCCGAGGAGTAGGATGGCTGTCGAAAGGATTGTGGAGGCAGCCGCAGCATCCGGCGGCTGCCTGGTTCCCCGGGGTGGCGGTTCAAACGTCGTGGGCGCCTCACCCCCCATCGGCTGCTGCCTAGTACTAGACCTGACGGGGCTGGACAGGGTAATCTGGTTCAGCGGCGAGGACCTGGCGATCCATGTGGAGGCTGGGGCCCGTGTCTCCCAGGTGGAGGAGTGGCTCAACACCAGGGGGTACACCCTAGGCTACCACCCCCAGTCGGAGAGGCTGGCTACAATAGGAGGCTCAATAGCCATGCTCGGCTCCGGCGCCCTGGCCCCGGGGCTGGGTAACATAGAAGACATTGTTCTATGGCTGGACGCGGTAATACCGGGTCTGGGGACCGTCACGCTAGGCTCCCGCAATAGCCCCCGGGGCTGGGAGGGGCCGGGTGTTAAACACCTTCTCATAGGGTCTGAGGGCTCCCTGGGAGTCATAGTATCCGCGGGGCTCAAGGTCAGGCCGCTGCCAGAGTTCACAGCCGCCGTAGCCTACAGGCTCCCAGGCTTCCGCGAGGGTCTCAAGGCTGCTAGAAGGCTCACACTATGGGGTGGCGTCAGGCTCCTGAGGCTCCTAGACCCCAGTGAGGCTGGCCTGCTCTACGGCGTCGACGGCGCGGTTCTCATGGTAGAGTTTGAGGCTCCCGACAAGGGGCTGCTGGAGGCTATGGAGGGCTATGTTGAGAAGGTCGCGTCGGAAAGCGGCGGTTCGAGGGTCGAGGGTGTCTACGAGAGGTGGGCTAGGGCGAGGTACATGTACGACGAGCACTTCAGACAGCTCTGGAGCGCCGGGCTGTGGGTCGACACTATAGACACCGCGGCACCCTGGAGCAGGGCCGAGGAGCTTAATAGGAGCCTCATAGAGGGGCTCTCCCGCGTTCCCGGCGTCGTGGCCGTGACAAGCCACGCAGGCCACTTCTACACTGGAGGCGCCGCCCTCTACCACACAGTGGTTATGGAGAGGAGGCTAGACACCTACTGGAGGGTCTGGGCCGCGGCGGCAAGGACTGTGGAGCGCCTGGGCGGCTCCCTCAGCCACCAGCACGGCTGGGGACTGGTTAGGAAGCCCTATCTAGGCCTTCTCGGCGACAACTACAGGCTGTTCTGCCGGGTCAAGGAGACTCTTGACAGCAGCGAGGTCCTCAACCCCCACGGCCTGCCGTCGAGGTGCGGGAGGCTTGGACAGGTTTGA
- a CDS encoding FAD-dependent oxidoreductase: MDRFDVAVVGGGVVGLFTALNLAWSGYSVVVVEEMERVMGGVSARSANVIHVLQTPFSSLKSRLCVEGNRLHYRLSPELGYRVVEAPLILAYRERYKAPAAAAVARLLPRLIPKPLHEPSGPEIRVAHVKGPMLRDLEPGLSDDVLGGVVVHGYGVVDYSGLSSSLEKRVRRLGEILVSSPLTSAEERSGWMVLEAGESTLASRAVVNAAGLKSHLVARLLGDRVPEQTPVRGVMSLHRRPRLRSIVAPLELRRGETKGGGAIPQADGSLLLGPNNAGPTVIGDESYTREDLEWLRLRFQPLLAEAVEEPDRVVVGLRPVAPGRDFLVVRGRGRAVHLVGIESPGLTAAPALAVRVARVVDELLGGRR, encoded by the coding sequence TTGGACAGGTTTGACGTGGCGGTGGTGGGAGGCGGGGTTGTGGGCCTGTTCACCGCCCTAAACCTAGCCTGGAGTGGCTATAGCGTTGTGGTTGTTGAGGAGATGGAGAGGGTCATGGGGGGTGTCAGCGCCAGGAGCGCCAACGTCATACACGTCCTCCAAACCCCCTTCTCCAGCCTAAAATCTAGGCTATGCGTCGAGGGGAACAGGCTTCACTACCGTCTCTCACCCGAGCTAGGCTACAGGGTGGTCGAGGCTCCCCTGATACTCGCCTATAGGGAGAGGTATAAGGCGCCTGCTGCAGCCGCTGTTGCCAGGCTGCTCCCCAGGCTTATACCCAAGCCGTTGCACGAGCCGTCGGGCCCCGAGATTAGGGTTGCACATGTGAAAGGCCCCATGCTTAGGGACCTCGAGCCCGGGCTCTCCGACGATGTCCTGGGGGGTGTAGTAGTCCATGGATATGGAGTCGTAGATTACAGTGGCCTCTCCTCGAGCCTTGAGAAGAGGGTGCGGAGGCTGGGGGAGATACTTGTCTCCTCGCCACTCACCTCGGCGGAGGAGAGGAGCGGGTGGATGGTGCTAGAGGCGGGCGAGTCTACATTAGCTTCTAGGGCCGTCGTAAACGCGGCCGGCCTTAAGAGCCACCTTGTCGCCAGGCTTCTCGGCGATAGGGTTCCAGAGCAGACGCCGGTGAGGGGCGTGATGAGCCTCCACCGGAGGCCCAGGCTGAGGAGTATAGTGGCCCCGCTGGAGCTGAGGAGGGGCGAGACTAAGGGTGGGGGCGCGATACCTCAGGCTGACGGCAGCCTCCTATTAGGCCCAAACAACGCTGGCCCCACTGTAATCGGCGACGAGTCCTACACCCGCGAGGACCTGGAGTGGCTCCGGCTAAGGTTCCAACCCCTCCTCGCCGAGGCTGTGGAGGAGCCGGATAGAGTGGTTGTGGGTCTGAGGCCTGTAGCCCCCGGTAGAGACTTTTTGGTGGTGAGGGGGAGGGGGAGGGCTGTGCACCTGGTGGGCATCGAATCCCCCGGGCTGACCGCAGCCCCCGCCCTGGCCGTGAGGGTAGCCCGCGTGGTTGACGAGCTGCTGGGGGGGAGGCGGTGA
- a CDS encoding acyl-CoA dehydrogenase family protein gives MENGFNLLPPDRAESIRLIQVSVRRLAEKFGSKYWMERDERREYPLEFVEALEKGGFMAANVPEEYGGAGYGLFEVAAILEELAATAGGTAASSSVHAAYFNAHILAKYGGESVKARYLSEIARGRLRFQVFAVTEPHSGFNTPRISTFARREGDYYILRGQKIFISRLRHSDLGIVAARVVPYEEAPRKTLGIALFLVDLREAKGRHLRFEDVPNNLRRFVDTSIVYIEDLPVPAENVLGDPMKGFYILMEEANAERAFIAAQCVGSGRWVIEKAVEYARERIVFPPDPIAKYQGIQYPLADAWLRLEAGDALKEKALHALESGAERRVAGYYANAAKYIACEACYQAARMAMWTMGGYGYSVEMDVERHWRGAELFAGVGQVSPHMILNFVATKVLGMPRSYGE, from the coding sequence TTGGAGAACGGCTTCAACCTCCTCCCGCCCGATAGGGCGGAGTCTATAAGGCTTATCCAGGTTTCCGTCAGGAGGCTTGCCGAAAAGTTCGGCTCTAAATACTGGATGGAGAGGGATGAGAGGAGGGAGTACCCCCTGGAGTTTGTCGAGGCCCTCGAGAAGGGTGGCTTCATGGCTGCCAACGTTCCTGAGGAGTATGGAGGAGCTGGCTACGGGCTTTTCGAGGTTGCTGCTATACTGGAGGAGCTGGCCGCCACAGCTGGGGGGACCGCTGCCTCCAGCTCGGTACACGCTGCCTACTTCAACGCCCATATACTGGCTAAGTATGGGGGCGAGAGTGTTAAGGCTAGGTATCTCTCGGAGATAGCCCGGGGTAGACTCAGGTTCCAGGTTTTCGCAGTGACCGAGCCGCACTCAGGCTTCAACACGCCCAGGATATCAACCTTCGCCAGGAGGGAGGGGGACTACTATATACTCCGGGGGCAGAAGATATTCATTTCGAGGCTTAGACACTCGGACCTCGGCATAGTGGCCGCCCGGGTGGTGCCATACGAGGAGGCGCCGAGGAAGACGCTGGGTATAGCCCTCTTCCTCGTCGACCTTAGGGAGGCCAAGGGGAGGCACCTCAGATTCGAGGATGTGCCCAACAACCTCAGGAGGTTTGTAGACACCAGCATAGTATACATCGAGGACCTCCCAGTACCGGCGGAGAACGTTCTCGGAGACCCTATGAAGGGGTTCTACATACTGATGGAGGAGGCAAACGCTGAGAGAGCCTTCATAGCGGCCCAGTGCGTCGGCTCAGGCAGGTGGGTCATCGAGAAGGCGGTGGAGTATGCCCGGGAGAGGATAGTGTTCCCCCCGGATCCCATAGCAAAATACCAGGGTATCCAGTACCCCCTTGCGGACGCGTGGCTGAGGCTTGAGGCTGGAGACGCGCTTAAGGAGAAGGCGCTCCACGCGCTGGAGTCGGGTGCAGAGAGGCGTGTGGCAGGCTACTACGCCAACGCGGCCAAGTATATAGCGTGCGAGGCCTGCTACCAGGCCGCTAGGATGGCTATGTGGACCATGGGGGGCTATGGGTATAGCGTGGAGATGGATGTTGAGAGGCACTGGAGGGGGGCGGAACTGTTCGCCGGGGTTGGCCAGGTGTCTCCACACATGATCCTTAACTTTGTTGCAACCAAAGTGCTGGGGATGCCCAGGTCCTACGGCGAGTAG
- a CDS encoding MaoC family dehydratase, protein MAGPSWAAWGEEGPYFEDFRVGDRFWSWPCKTLRESDNTLWTAVTGDSTPLYVDKEYAGRAGHRDTPIHPVLVLALTASLAVRYTSINSMAFLGAEYMRIHKPVYPGDTLCVETEVAYKRESRSRPDTGIVVWVHRAYSQSGELVAEVKRANLVYRRGRAPRWWPVGEGGGKP, encoded by the coding sequence GTGGCTGGACCTAGCTGGGCGGCCTGGGGCGAGGAGGGGCCGTACTTCGAGGACTTCAGAGTCGGAGACAGGTTCTGGAGCTGGCCATGCAAAACACTTAGAGAGTCCGACAACACGCTCTGGACGGCGGTTACAGGCGATTCGACACCTCTATACGTAGACAAGGAGTACGCAGGGAGGGCTGGACACAGGGATACCCCTATACACCCGGTTCTCGTCCTCGCCCTAACAGCCTCCCTAGCGGTTAGGTACACCAGCATTAACAGCATGGCGTTCCTCGGGGCGGAGTACATGAGGATACACAAGCCTGTCTACCCGGGCGACACGCTCTGCGTGGAGACGGAGGTAGCGTACAAGAGGGAGTCTAGGTCCCGGCCTGACACAGGCATTGTAGTCTGGGTGCATAGGGCGTATAGCCAGAGTGGCGAGCTTGTAGCCGAGGTGAAGAGGGCTAACCTGGTCTACAGGAGGGGGAGAGCCCCGAGGTGGTGGCCCGTTGGAGAGGGTGGCGGCAAGCCTTAG
- a CDS encoding acetyl-CoA hydrolase/transferase C-terminal domain-containing protein: MAASLRNKIVDPEDAARLVPRGGAVAFAGMGGTAYSKAFVKALKDRAEREGPLDLAVYSAGTTGPEHEESLAAAGIRRRIPYGASSPATKRLVNEGGFEACDMSLYKYSRLLRLGVIGVVDVAVVEATAVFDDGLVLSNSVDAAPAMVEAAEKVVVEVHTAKPVLHGLHDIFYPEPGRGVPPLESVAGRLGSRLLKIPWSKLAAIVLSREGEVGSRHYRPPDSMDARVAENIAEFLRGEAQRDPRIRGRLSTLQPGAGLVATVLADYSGDLGFRVRIWGEVAPIQWVARLGENVEAVSASVVYSVSGDEGLWSWFFSDYGELSGRLVLRPYEVTNSPEVLTRFYHMVVQQAIEVDIYGHANVSHIDSRLYAGVGGSVDHAWSSYLTILALPSITSKGIPRIVPLTAHVDSTEHDVDVIVTEQGWADLRGLSPRERAESIIDCCAHPSYADGLRRYLEKAGREGGHQPYSLEAVLEFMREYGKGG, from the coding sequence GTGGCGGCAAGCCTTAGAAACAAGATAGTGGACCCCGAGGACGCCGCCCGCCTCGTACCCAGGGGCGGGGCGGTGGCTTTCGCCGGCATGGGGGGAACAGCATACTCCAAGGCATTTGTGAAGGCCCTGAAGGATAGGGCCGAGAGGGAGGGGCCTCTAGACCTAGCAGTGTACTCTGCGGGCACGACAGGCCCGGAGCATGAGGAGAGTCTCGCTGCAGCGGGTATCAGGAGGAGGATACCGTACGGGGCTTCCAGCCCGGCGACTAAGAGGCTTGTAAACGAGGGCGGGTTTGAAGCTTGTGACATGAGCCTCTATAAATACTCGAGGCTGCTGAGGCTAGGTGTCATAGGCGTGGTTGACGTAGCGGTTGTGGAGGCCACGGCTGTTTTTGATGATGGCTTAGTGTTGTCGAACAGTGTAGATGCCGCCCCAGCCATGGTGGAGGCGGCGGAGAAGGTGGTGGTCGAGGTTCACACTGCCAAGCCTGTACTACACGGGCTGCACGACATTTTCTACCCGGAACCGGGGAGAGGTGTGCCGCCTCTGGAGAGCGTGGCAGGCAGGCTCGGCAGCAGGCTACTCAAAATACCTTGGTCAAAGCTAGCGGCCATAGTACTCTCGAGGGAGGGCGAGGTGGGCAGCAGGCATTACCGGCCCCCAGACTCTATGGACGCGAGGGTCGCGGAGAACATAGCGGAGTTCCTAAGGGGGGAGGCCCAGAGAGACCCTCGGATCCGGGGCAGGCTCTCAACTCTACAGCCTGGAGCGGGGCTGGTAGCCACGGTGCTGGCGGACTACTCAGGCGACCTAGGCTTCCGGGTGAGGATATGGGGCGAGGTAGCGCCTATCCAGTGGGTCGCCAGGCTTGGGGAGAATGTTGAAGCCGTCTCCGCCTCGGTAGTCTACTCCGTCTCGGGGGACGAGGGGCTCTGGAGCTGGTTTTTCAGCGATTACGGGGAGCTGTCTGGAAGGCTCGTTCTGAGGCCCTATGAGGTGACTAACAGCCCCGAGGTCCTCACCAGGTTCTACCACATGGTCGTACAGCAGGCTATAGAGGTTGACATCTACGGCCACGCCAACGTCTCACACATAGACTCAAGACTCTACGCCGGGGTCGGGGGCTCCGTGGACCACGCATGGAGCAGTTATCTAACCATACTAGCCCTACCCTCCATAACCAGCAAGGGCATACCCAGAATAGTCCCCCTCACAGCCCACGTCGACTCGACGGAGCACGACGTTGACGTCATAGTTACAGAGCAGGGGTGGGCGGACCTACGGGGCCTGTCGCCCAGGGAGAGGGCAGAGTCGATAATAGACTGCTGCGCCCACCCTAGCTACGCCGATGGGCTTCGGAGGTACCTGGAGAAGGCTGGCAGGGAAGGGGGCCACCAGCCCTACAGCCTAGAGGCAGTCCTAGAGTTCATGAGAGAATACGGGAAGGGGGGTTGA
- a CDS encoding HpcH/HpaI aldolase/citrate lyase family protein yields the protein MWRSMLYVPGVDERKLRKSTTIEADAVIIDLEDSVPQGRKEEARRLVETLLGELEWGSDVCVRINNPASREGLRDLAAVTRWETVSCLLVPKAEARLDQVYGATGKSLVAIVETARGLLRVEEVASSEGLVALNWGPADLAASLGASVDPLDSGIYTPILRLTIAAAARAYGLEPLDKVYFKVGDLEGLGRECLEAKALGYSGKTVIHPSHVPIANEAFTPTKEEVERARLVVEAYEDAVRRGLGAVALEGELVDAVHYRLALNVLRRASRIGKVEESMRRENRGEGQA from the coding sequence ATGTGGAGGAGCATGCTATACGTCCCGGGAGTAGACGAGAGGAAGCTCCGTAAGTCGACTACGATTGAGGCCGACGCGGTTATCATAGATCTCGAAGACTCCGTGCCACAGGGCAGGAAGGAGGAGGCTAGGAGGCTCGTGGAGACGCTCCTAGGAGAGCTCGAGTGGGGGAGCGACGTCTGCGTGAGGATCAATAATCCGGCCAGCAGAGAGGGGCTCAGGGATTTAGCGGCTGTCACACGCTGGGAGACTGTCTCGTGCCTCCTCGTGCCTAAAGCCGAGGCCAGGCTAGACCAGGTGTACGGGGCTACTGGCAAGAGTTTAGTTGCTATAGTGGAGACGGCCCGCGGCCTGCTTAGGGTTGAGGAGGTGGCCTCTAGCGAGGGCCTCGTGGCCCTAAACTGGGGCCCCGCAGACCTGGCAGCGAGCCTGGGAGCTAGTGTGGACCCCCTGGACTCGGGGATCTACACGCCCATACTACGGCTCACCATAGCAGCGGCCGCGAGGGCATACGGTCTGGAGCCCCTTGACAAGGTCTACTTTAAGGTGGGGGATCTCGAGGGTCTGGGGAGGGAGTGTCTCGAGGCAAAGGCCCTGGGGTACAGCGGGAAGACCGTTATACACCCTAGCCACGTCCCCATCGCCAACGAGGCTTTCACACCCACGAAGGAGGAGGTTGAGAGGGCTAGGTTGGTGGTTGAGGCCTACGAGGACGCGGTGAGGAGGGGCTTGGGGGCTGTTGCCCTCGAGGGGGAGCTTGTGGACGCGGTTCACTATAGGCTAGCTCTGAACGTGCTGCGAAGGGCTTCTAGGATAGGCAAGGTCGAGGAGTCGATGCGGCGGGAGAACCGGGGGGAGGGACAGGCTTGA
- the tsaA gene encoding tRNA (N6-threonylcarbamoyladenosine(37)-N6)-methyltransferase TrmO yields the protein MEVVLRPIGFVRHGLPDDSVKSSLEGVQGFIEVLPEYTPGLDGLEGFSHIVVIAYLHKARGRSLKVKPRGLLRLGFRLEDLPEVGVFATDSPSRPNPLALTIARLHGIEGGRLRVSGLDLYDGTPVLDIKPYTPSRRVEDLSLPLWYKRLMEEAARRDPRVREL from the coding sequence ATGGAGGTGGTCTTGAGGCCTATAGGATTCGTGAGGCACGGGCTGCCCGACGATAGCGTCAAGAGCAGCCTAGAGGGGGTCCAGGGTTTTATCGAGGTCCTCCCCGAGTACACTCCCGGGCTGGATGGTCTAGAGGGCTTCTCCCACATAGTCGTTATAGCGTACCTCCACAAGGCTAGAGGCCGATCTCTCAAGGTGAAGCCTCGGGGGCTCCTCCGGCTTGGCTTCAGGCTCGAGGACCTCCCGGAGGTCGGCGTTTTCGCCACCGACTCGCCATCAAGGCCCAACCCCCTTGCACTCACAATCGCCAGGCTCCACGGCATAGAGGGGGGCAGGCTTAGGGTTTCAGGCCTTGACCTCTACGACGGAACCCCGGTCCTCGACATAAAGCCCTACACACCCTCCAGGCGGGTTGAGGACCTAAGCCTCCCCCTCTGGTATAAGCGGCTGATGGAGGAGGCGGCCAGGAGAGACCCGCGGGTTAGGGAGCTGTAG
- a CDS encoding M55 family metallopeptidase, whose translation MARFFVSVDAEGMPYSPSRVMMMPGDPLYGELRRIMTRVTNIVVEELFASGAEGVVVADSHGAMVNLDPFEIDGRAELVRGFPRPLAMINGARGCRAALFIGYHGSPQSGGVLGHTYAGRILQRVKVQGSEAATEYLLNTYALGEMGVPVVAVAGDSVLEEEVRRHTPWARFVALKRPASSLADVTPPWRMFEESLRRAVREAVAGESLESARPVRPREPWIEVELKRPWHADVAELFPCVERIDGVTVRLSCGSFLENYKLLEGVVMASYSLER comes from the coding sequence TTGGCCAGGTTCTTCGTGTCCGTTGATGCGGAAGGCATGCCCTACAGCCCCAGTAGGGTTATGATGATGCCCGGCGACCCTCTCTACGGGGAGCTTAGGAGGATTATGACCAGGGTTACCAACATCGTCGTGGAGGAGCTCTTCGCCTCGGGGGCCGAGGGCGTTGTTGTTGCAGACAGCCACGGCGCCATGGTCAACCTTGACCCCTTCGAGATAGACGGTAGGGCGGAGCTCGTAAGGGGGTTTCCACGGCCCCTCGCAATGATCAACGGGGCGAGGGGCTGTAGGGCGGCCCTCTTCATAGGCTATCACGGAAGCCCCCAGTCAGGAGGCGTCCTGGGCCACACGTACGCGGGGAGAATATTGCAGAGGGTCAAGGTCCAGGGGAGCGAGGCTGCAACTGAATACCTGCTAAACACCTACGCACTCGGCGAGATGGGAGTGCCAGTTGTTGCTGTGGCTGGGGACTCGGTGCTGGAGGAGGAAGTGAGGCGGCACACGCCTTGGGCTAGGTTCGTCGCGCTCAAGAGGCCAGCCTCCTCCCTAGCGGACGTGACTCCCCCCTGGCGTATGTTTGAGGAGAGCCTCAGGAGGGCTGTTAGGGAGGCGGTAGCCGGAGAATCTCTGGAGAGTGCCAGGCCTGTGAGGCCCAGGGAGCCGTGGATAGAGGTCGAGCTTAAGAGGCCGTGGCACGCGGATGTCGCCGAGCTATTCCCCTGTGTTGAGAGGATTGACGGCGTCACTGTGAGGCTCTCCTGCGGTAGCTTCCTAGAGAACTACAAGCTACTAGAGGGTGTTGTAATGGCGTCATACTCGCTGGAGCGCTAG
- the speB gene encoding agmatinase → MDSLLFGIPSSGKPNLALLGVAWDGSSSYRRGAAEAPPAIREATSSRLYNSYSEDLVNLASRWRYIDLGDVSAPSFEGVARAVEEAVASHWGGKLFLFLGGDHSITIAALRGVRRVYRGRLGLVYLDAHPDLYSEYEGDRYSHACTLRRIVEEGLVKPSDIVLAGVRAPTPGQHEFAEESGITVIGVDDFQDLASHLNRGIPYYVSYDLDVLDPAYAPGVGNPEPGGLSVREVVRIIKSLPEDIIAFDVVEASPPHDPAGVTLFTAAKIIRETLARARPPG, encoded by the coding sequence GTGGACAGCCTGCTCTTCGGCATACCAAGCTCAGGAAAGCCGAATCTAGCCTTGCTGGGCGTAGCCTGGGATGGGTCCTCTAGCTACAGGAGGGGAGCTGCTGAGGCGCCACCCGCGATACGGGAGGCCACCTCCTCCAGACTCTATAACAGCTACTCTGAGGACCTCGTCAACCTGGCTAGCAGGTGGCGGTATATAGACCTGGGCGACGTATCTGCACCCAGCTTCGAGGGGGTTGCCAGAGCTGTAGAGGAGGCTGTTGCATCCCATTGGGGAGGAAAGCTCTTCCTCTTCCTAGGAGGCGACCACTCGATAACCATCGCGGCGCTAAGGGGAGTCAGGAGGGTTTACAGAGGCAGGCTGGGGCTGGTCTATCTCGACGCCCATCCAGACCTCTACAGCGAGTACGAGGGCGACAGGTATAGCCACGCCTGCACCCTTAGGAGGATTGTGGAGGAGGGCCTTGTCAAACCCTCCGACATAGTCCTCGCCGGCGTTAGGGCTCCTACACCCGGCCAGCACGAGTTCGCAGAGGAAAGCGGCATCACGGTTATAGGTGTTGATGATTTCCAGGACCTCGCCAGCCACCTCAATAGAGGTATACCCTACTACGTGTCCTACGATCTAGACGTGCTCGACCCCGCCTATGCGCCCGGCGTCGGCAACCCCGAGCCCGGCGGCCTTTCCGTCAGGGAGGTAGTGAGGATTATAAAGAGCCTCCCAGAGGATATAATAGCGTTCGACGTGGTCGAAGCTTCACCGCCCCACGACCCCGCGGGGGTGACTCTATTCACAGCCGCGAAAATAATAAGGGAGACCCTCGCGAGGGCGAGGCCCCCAGGCTAG
- the glmM gene encoding phosphoglucosamine mutase, giving the protein MSKRLFGTDGVRGVIGSELTPEFVLRLARAIGAYFGRGSRILVGRDTRSGGELFEGIVAAGLAFEGVDVYLAGVLPTPALQLYVRDHGFDGGVMITASHNPPEYNGVKVVGGDGVEVPRDVEEGIEALFWEGKFHTVEWRGLARQPRRVYDAIDYYISKVVDAVSAYSGRGGGERIVVDCGGGATSFTTIEILKRLGASPIPLSCNPDPLFTAREPEPTPDTLAPAASLARSSGAAFGVGHDADGDRAIVIDDKGRVVWGDRSGALLAGFVAEAGLVKGPLKVYTGVSSSIVVEDYLRPRGIEVVWTPVGAPIIARAILGMGGIAAFEENGGYMHPPHQYVRDGGMKAALLLAMLRATGEKLSSMLDKLPSYHPIKTKIPASREEALCAVEAVKREFRGERMVTIDGVKVIADGYWVLVRPSGTEPVVRVMLEARSEEEAKALLERVLRVIKDKCGIQPGGKA; this is encoded by the coding sequence TTGTCTAAGAGGCTTTTCGGGACGGATGGTGTTAGGGGTGTTATAGGGTCCGAGTTGACCCCGGAGTTTGTTCTGAGGCTAGCCAGGGCTATTGGTGCTTATTTCGGCAGAGGGAGTAGGATTCTGGTCGGCAGGGATACCAGGTCTGGGGGGGAGCTTTTCGAGGGTATTGTGGCCGCTGGCCTTGCTTTCGAGGGTGTTGACGTGTATTTGGCCGGTGTTCTTCCCACGCCTGCTCTACAGCTTTACGTTAGGGATCATGGTTTCGACGGCGGGGTTATGATAACTGCGAGCCATAACCCCCCCGAATATAATGGGGTGAAGGTTGTTGGCGGTGATGGAGTAGAGGTTCCTAGGGATGTGGAGGAGGGTATAGAAGCCCTGTTCTGGGAGGGGAAGTTCCACACCGTGGAGTGGCGGGGCCTGGCTCGCCAGCCTAGGAGGGTTTACGACGCTATAGACTACTACATCAGCAAGGTTGTCGACGCCGTCTCAGCCTACTCAGGCCGAGGCGGGGGGGAGAGGATTGTCGTTGACTGTGGGGGAGGGGCTACCAGCTTCACTACTATCGAGATATTGAAGAGGCTTGGAGCCAGTCCCATACCACTCAGCTGCAATCCCGACCCCCTATTCACCGCCAGAGAGCCTGAGCCCACGCCTGATACACTCGCACCCGCGGCCAGTCTGGCGAGGTCCTCCGGCGCCGCCTTCGGCGTAGGCCATGATGCCGACGGTGACAGGGCTATTGTTATAGACGATAAGGGCAGGGTGGTTTGGGGCGACAGGAGCGGCGCCCTCCTCGCGGGGTTTGTGGCCGAGGCGGGGCTAGTGAAGGGCCCGCTCAAGGTCTACACTGGCGTGTCTAGCAGCATAGTTGTGGAGGACTATCTCAGGCCTAGGGGTATAGAGGTGGTGTGGACCCCCGTGGGGGCCCCGATAATAGCCAGGGCTATACTTGGCATGGGAGGCATAGCCGCGTTCGAGGAGAACGGAGGGTACATGCACCCCCCGCACCAATACGTCAGGGATGGGGGGATGAAGGCCGCTCTACTCCTAGCTATGCTGAGGGCGACGGGTGAGAAGCTCTCATCCATGCTCGACAAGCTTCCCAGCTACCACCCGATTAAAACTAAGATACCTGCCTCCAGGGAGGAGGCTCTCTGCGCTGTGGAGGCTGTGAAACGGGAGTTCCGCGGTGAGAGGATGGTTACGATAGACGGGGTGAAGGTTATAGCTGATGGATACTGGGTGCTCGTAAGGCCCAGCGGCACCGAGCCTGTGGTCAGGGTAATGCTTGAGGCCAGGTCTGAAGAGGAGGCTAAAGCCCTCCTCGAGAGGGTGCTAAGAGTGATCAAAGATAAATGTGGGATACAGCCGGGCGGGAAAGCCTAG